From the Juglans microcarpa x Juglans regia isolate MS1-56 chromosome 3D, Jm3101_v1.0, whole genome shotgun sequence genome, the window tctcaacctacttcatatatttcaacttaaaaagttaaacttatctaaatctaaaaaagttaaacctaTTTCAATaagatctataaaatattactatttacaactcaattcaactcatctcaacattcaaattaaCTTAAATTCGACTAACAATTATCCCTAAAACaaatcagaattttttttttaaaaaagaaagctttttttttttcagccttTTCTGGTTGAGGTTTTTGAGGTAATTAGAGTAAGGATGACTGTACAGATGACAATTAATAATGGAAGTATTGTTTAATATAAATTGAGGACGTACAGATTACTACCCatttattatagtttattttaagttttttattttattattattatttttaaatttttttttaacattcttaactattaaaaaaatatataattttattaatagttattttcttaatcattaaataaaataaaaaattaataaaaaaattaaatataaaaaataataaataagtaataagagagTAATAatgctattatttttttttacataaattagcaaaattttgaaaaaatgatttttattctttttttttcaaaaaattttcatataggAAAAGCTACTCTTCTCGGAGTAGCTCtcgttagatttttttaaaatttttttaagtaaatttgttttaataatattttgaatttttttaaaaaaatatatttaaaaatattaaaaaaatatatgtaaaaaaaaatcaacagaaCTGTAGTGCCACCCATCCACAGAATATAGCActtgatttttttagaaataattaatttaataaaattagattaaaaatgcAGATTTCGAGATGAGTGGGGCCCCTCGTGAATTGGgctttttatgtttgttttcttgTGGTTGATGCCTGAAAGAGTCAGGACTCAAGACAGTAATGGTACAGACCACAGAGTCATTGGTACTTCCACCCGCTTCACTAGCTGAGCAACCCGTGGTCCCTCCCTTATCATAACTCTACCCTTCCctactttctttgtttttatggtAAATTCTACTGAGcctctttttctgttttctcgtagagtttctcttttaattttaggttttttttagtGCTTacaaaatgttgtttaataagattgtgaattttcttatttttttaatatttttaagaaaatttacaatcttattaaataatattttcttaatcactaagtaaaaataaaaaaaaaggagggaacTCCCAACGGGATCCTTAACTATGTCCATGAGAAAAATTCtcaatttaaaaagattcaaaataaaattctccTACTTAAAAGCTCttgtttccattttattttttctacttagATTTGTACCTAaacacattatttatttattatggtcACGATACccactataagtattaaaaaatagtaatgatagatatatttttaaattctgtaaattttatgcaatttgtttttttttttttaaagtgacgttcattgtgaaaaaaattagtttttttttttttttttttatatgcagattcgagattatttgtattttttttcaaataaagtgTACAATATTTTCACACtataaattattacttttaattattaagttactTTAACAGGATACATTTTTATAGCTATGTAATTCTTTTCTCCCTTCCAACCTAATTAAGTAGCGTAAGGGAAGATTggtattttaaaaagagaaaatgttaTAGGTACaaatatattctattaaaataaactcataaagtGAGTGATATGAATtcatgttagatttattttataataaaaataaatttataatttaatatattatatcaaatcatattaatttataaatttatttttataaaatgagaatttttttttttgagaaaaatggggCTGAAACAAGTACACTTAAAGTATTAtttaattgagttgagataataaaatgaagctacgtttgaatgttaaattgagtttagttgataaaatattgttagaatattattttttaatattattattattttaaaatttgaaaaaattaaattatttattatatttgtgttgagatttaaaaaaattgtaataatgagttgagataaatttaaattacaaatctcagcagtGAACTTTGGAGATTAGGCAGAAAAAGGAAGTACTTGgccttaaaataaatatgaaaataagtttataaagcgagataatttgattggaaattaatttttattacaaaatagtatttaaatattatatagtttatagatgaattttataaaataatagttgtatatttagaaaagaaaagaagtctGAAAAGTAAAGGTAAATGATGAGGGGTTTGAGATCATCACATTCAGGCTATCAGCTGCATGCGTATGCTGATAATAATAGTTTGACAGACtgacgcagagagagagagagagagagagagagagagagaggaattatTGGCATTCAGAAGCAGCAGCTTTGCCTTCCTTGGATTCTCGCAAAGCACTGTTAATGGATAATCCCAGGGGTGCCTATAAAATGTGTCCTACTaaatgagcggtgctactcagtTCATTCCCCTACttgtttttgtaactttttcttttttattttattattgacatttttaaaatatttttaaatatttgtaaaaaaataaaaaaaaatacatcaatacacatAAAATcttttccttaatcattaagtaaaaaaaaccaAGCGGTCAAGTTTAGGGGCATAACAACTTTTTCCCTACTAAATATGTGGATTAGtacaaatgaattttttttatttattttctttttctttaaatattttttaaacattcttaatcattaagaaaaaaataaaaaatatatataaattcactaatagtcacttcttcaattattaagaaaaaaaaaaaaatgaatacacATTCAATGAACACATTTTAGTAGTCCTACCATCATTTTGGTCGCCCTCACAGGCTTGTGTTTGTGCTTGTAGCCTGTAGATCATAGGAGTAGTTGTGGAGAAGTTCCTAACTTTTTTGTTCCTTGTCATATGGGATCTAACCATTCTGCTTTCTAAACATCAGGATCAAGACCTCATATCACTTGAGGAGATTGACTTGAAACCTCATGCATTCAAAAATCTGAAAACTTTTCAAGACCTCAAAGGAGATTAACTTGAGAAATAGTTATCATATATACAATCAAATCCAAATAATGATGTACATGAATGGTAAATCCTGGTGCCAACCTGTATCAAGCATTTCCAGTACCATTATTTTAGCCAGGCTTTTCAATAAAAGCTATCCTAGGGAGCAGAGAAGAATAAGACTGCATGAAcaatttagttttatattatgCTTGGGTTCTATTTGACAATTAAGTTGagatctttttctcttttttaagaTAGCCGGTTGAGAAAAATGAGTGTCGAATACTTgcataattttataagataatacAATTGTCATAATATGACTATAGGCTAAACAATGAGGGAAAtggaatgaataaaatcatatccCAGGTTGGCTCAAGTTAGCTACACCGGGAAACCCCTTTCATCAGGCAATGTGCTATCCTCCCCCGTGGCTGTTGGGCTGTGGTATAAGGCTGGTCACTCTGAATATTTCACTCTAAAGTAAAGGGAATCATATGGTGCTAATCCATATAATTATGCCACATTTTTCCGCTAATGACCATATTATAATATCAACGAGGAGGTTATTAACTCAGTTAGATTTCCAAGTTGTGAAGTTCTATCTCAATTACCATCGATTCTTTGGGTTGAAATCTTCCCAAGAAAGTCATCATATTGACCCAGCAACAGTATGTCTTCACGAGACAATGCCATTGAACCAGTGCTCAAGTAGTGTCGAGCAACCCGTCCCCTGCATTGAAACATCATGCAACTAATTGAGCATCCATTGCAACAGATGCACCAACAGTTATAATAAAAGCTAGTTTAACATTACAAGCAGTCATATTGGGCTTGGGGTACACTCTCctcaagtctaaggttcaaatccccttgaatgcaaacaatctctaaggATCATCGGACTAggagatttttcccttgaattacccgatgtGCACTTGCGGAGACCTCCTTGCTGAGGGCCTATGCACCTCCAAGATTAGTTGGGACACTGTTCCcaaacacccggtgccaataaaacaaaacattacaAGCACATACCTCCGTCTTCTGGTCTTCTCAGTGCCTTCAGACAAACGGGAAGCTTCTGATCTTGAAATGAGACGCAATGAAGAAAGATACTCATAGAATCTGACATCTCTCACTGTCAAGTATGATCTTGCAGGAAGTATGGACTGGATTATATTAAAAAGACTCGAATTCATTTCACTGCATTTCAGACATGAAAGCAAACGTTTATATCAACAAAAATACATGATACCAAAACCTGCTTGACTGAGTTAAAAGGCAAATTTCTAAAAGCTCCACTTTTAGGACAACTTTTAATTTGAACGAGTCAAATAACTGACAAGCTTGTAAAAATTGTAGGAAACATTAACATCAATACATGTACTTTGGAGATGTATATGAAACAGGACTATACCAAGGGAGCTGAGTTAATACCTATTTGAAAAGTCACTTTTAGGTGGACCCAGAATCATCTTTAAATCCCTTGCAACATACAATGTTCTACTTGTTCTCATATCCTGTCCAATTAATTTACCCAATGCCATCATATCAGTTGTGGAAGCCAACATCTCTGAGGGCAAATTGGCACTGCTCTCAGAAACCATCTTTGATCCTACAGCAGCTATGTCTTttgcataaaaacaaaaaccatgcTGTGCAATTGATGATGTCATCTGTATTTGCTCATCACACCAGCTGAATGCATCTGATCCCTCAGGAGGGACTGTAGATGGTTCCAAAGAATCCTGCAAAAATACCCAATCACTGTAATGATCTACACATGCATAACCGAAGATGGgtttatattttcaatatatagAGTAATAAAACACTTACTAACAATTGACAGTCAGAAAGCAAGAGGTCAACTTCTGATATCAGATTGCTCATAGCATAAGCAAGTTCGATACTTTCAATTGCATCTTCTTTTTCTAAGGCAACGTACTGCCTTAGATCTGTGCGGGAGCTACGGAGTTTTATCCATGATTCTTGTACTAAATCCGTCAGCATGGACAACCTGGGCTTCTCTACAAATTTGGAGCCCCTATAGAAATCCATGCGACTGCATTCATCCATCACTTGATGACCTGTCGCCTCCACATTTTCATCCTGATAATCTTCCAGCTCCACTTCATGAGAAAATTCTGGATTTGCATCACAATTATTTCCCTGCATCTCTGATCTTTTCCGTAATCTGCGCATAGGTTTATCAAGATTGTGCGCTTCAACTGGTAACAGGGTCTGGATTGACTCACTGCTCACAGAAAATTCTAAGGTATTAGCAACATGACCACAGGATACTGTTCTAGACAACAGCTCTGTCACATCATCTATCACACTTTCAGGAACATATGTTGACTCTGGCACACACGATACATCAAATGACTGGCATGTTTCATCATTTTGTATAGAATCCAGTCTTTCTGAGCGGTGATGACATGTTTCTTCCAAATATTTCACTCTAGAAAACAGCTTTTCAGTTAATGGACTTGAGCAGTTTTCAGTGAACGGATGATATGAGGGATAGCTGCTGTTGACTCCTTGGGATCCTTTATTGTTAGCATCTTTATCCAAAACTACAGGATTCCCATCACTTAAATATTCATCTTCAGAATCAGAAGACAGCACCACATTAAGTTTCCTTCGAAAATTTTGCCGAGATGGATTGACAGGGGTGCCTGAAGGGTTAGATAATCCACCAAATTGAGCTATGAATTCATTGCAATCTTGAACAGAGCCATTCCTGTCCAACATTTCTAACTTCCTGGTCTCTATACTGTGTGTTTCATTATCACATGCATCCAGATCTTCCTGCATTTCCTTTTTGTCTTCCTCAACTACTTCCATTAAACTAGGATTTTCTTCCATCATTGATAGTGACTTGGTGATCTCCTTATCAATTAGCTCAGATAACTGAGAAGGGAATTCCCAGGGGATAATCTTAGGTAGCATCTTGTGGCCAGCTTCAACATCAAATAGCAGCGAACCATATGTTCTCTGAACCTCCCTATCTGGAGAGTCAAAAGGATTATGTTAAAAGCTCTCGTAAGCTGGAACAATAGACAACTGATACAAGAAATatacttcaaataaaattaatagattttttaaaaacccCCCCCACACTCCCCCCCAAAAAAGAATGTACACAAACCCCCAAACCAACAGGAAAAAGAGACCAAGGCGAAGATGATAAATATGGAACATTAATACCAGTGTTCAGATTTCAATGCTTCCCCATACATACAAAAAATAGGCTTATTCTAATCAGACAATTTCAACTAGCTTTAGCTGTAAATGCATGTAAACCCACATGACCCTTCCTCGTACTTCATTGCACATTCTGATAAATCGACCACATGTAAACCATGTGCAGTAGCCAAaagtagcatatatatatatatgtgtgtgtgtgtgtgtgtgtgtcattgATGGCATGAAAACTTTCCAAATGCAGATGGTAGGCTATAGTTTCGCAGGCAGATTGACCGCATTCCAATTAATATTAGTTGCAAGGCTGCGTCATATTCCATGGGAATCTAACGAGTTCCAGATATGACAGAGAGGGAACCAAGATTATGTAGATTTCATAGTAACAATGGGATATAATGACAGAAGTTGTAAGTAATAATAATGTAGTAGAAACTACAGTAACCGTATAAAAAACAATGGCATGTATACAAATGCCACACAAGCATACATGTGTTGTCCAACTGACCTTCTTTAAATGCTTTACCCTGGCACCAGAACTGAAGATGCATAATGACTTTCCTAATATCACCATGACAAGACCCAACTAATCGCTCTAGTAAATGAGGTTGGATGTTGGCTCCTTCGGTAGCACAAACCTGAAATGCAAAACCAAATGAACTCGAAACGAACACACAAATCCACAATGGGAAAGCTGAGTGGAAAAAAGGCCCTGCAAGTACATACCATATATACATGAGAAAGCACCTCTTTCGATGGTGGCAATGTGAAATACACTTGTAGCCTGTCTAAATTGTCTGGCAGCACAGGATTGTTACCTACAATTAACAGAATGAGcgtaaagaaaataaatccaaaagcataaatatttcaaatcgATGAGAAGACTATCTCAAGCAGTTAAGCTCCCTCTTACTATTGCTGGTCAAAATCATGGGTCCCTTCGCCGTTTCAGCTATTTGTTGTATTGCAGCAATAAAACCACGATCTTCAAGAAAAGCAATATCCACATCCTCAAATAGAATCAATGGCTTAACTTCAACTTGATCACAGGCAGTTCCATCCTCCTTGTACATGAAATTTCCGGAGGCTCCAATCTTGTCATGGGGAGCTTCCTCGTCTGATAAGGGTACAACTTCAACAGCCTCAGTTTCAGAATCTTGTGATGCATTACCATTGGGTAGAGCCAGGGTAGATTTCACAATGGGTTTGTTCTGTGATTGCACAGGATGTCCCAGTGACCTagggaaaaaaatataccaTAGAATACAGGTTAGATGATATATTTTCACGATGaacaatgttttatttctgtccaatttcttattattgataaatacaGGGGCCCAAAGCTGTACCATGggtaagattttataaaatttctacCAGTAGCaaaatattacttaaatcaTGGTTTTTTGACGAGGAAGTGTTCATACGCTGTGATCTATCCTAGAATTTACCAGAAGCAAACCCAGAAACCAGAAACTCACATGGGGAGAAAAAAGCAGCAGTAAACTCTGAAATTGgagattttgagatttttttttttataagtaaaataagtattattaatccaAGAATGGGCAACAACTGCCAATTACAAAGTAAGTATGTCCTATCTATGTAGGCacattagaaactaagaaatcatgaaggtccatgccattaaagtccacagcaatggcccaagtacaaagcgttctgaaaaaaaaa encodes:
- the LOC121254019 gene encoding uncharacterized protein LOC121254019 produces the protein MDKSDDKDEPVAAMELSPGDSRSPVRRCVRRRLVQSTLFPQKPLEHEENGYQKGEKGCCDDEGGEDEEFCGSQSKKKRKPKGKSMPQLIAPKKMKEKRPVNTTPKKTLTNLKKCEDASPPMPDLRLEAKMSAKENSRMFAGKQMHPFFSSWKAGKSNQEVTEVEGSCCLFERRDKGITCGPIHIFETTQEDTTYIDWRNWAFCEDTFCNANHGLENKSLSVYEGSVECLHIDKLPIFIHPCNASTLQNEVSSDQRVSQQEHSPEVDHEWDKVGLFFRHMGCLRKSDTELQSRFLQERMISYYAGSDNQLEDGLWTSKYKPKKAMEVCGNDEAVRFLSDWLQLWRAKGSHTSKDETVSGQRGMENDDYYCSYKDSDSEDIDEEDTLKNVLLVTGPVGSGKSAAIYACAQEQGFEVLELSASECRNGALVKQRFGEALESHRLKRSLGHPVQSQNKPIVKSTLALPNGNASQDSETEAVEVVPLSDEEAPHDKIGASGNFMYKEDGTACDQVEVKPLILFEDVDIAFLEDRGFIAAIQQIAETAKGPMILTSNSNNPVLPDNLDRLQVYFTLPPSKEVLSHVYMVCATEGANIQPHLLERLVGSCHGDIRKVIMHLQFWCQGKAFKEDREVQRTYGSLLFDVEAGHKMLPKIIPWEFPSQLSELIDKEITKSLSMMEENPSLMEVVEEDKKEMQEDLDACDNETHSIETRKLEMLDRNGSVQDCNEFIAQFGGLSNPSGTPVNPSRQNFRRKLNVVLSSDSEDEYLSDGNPVVLDKDANNKGSQGVNSSYPSYHPFTENCSSPLTEKLFSRVKYLEETCHHRSERLDSIQNDETCQSFDVSCVPESTYVPESVIDDVTELLSRTVSCGHVANTLEFSVSSESIQTLLPVEAHNLDKPMRRLRKRSEMQGNNCDANPEFSHEVELEDYQDENVEATGHQVMDECSRMDFYRGSKFVEKPRLSMLTDLVQESWIKLRSSRTDLRQYVALEKEDAIESIELAYAMSNLISEVDLLLSDCQLLDSLEPSTVPPEGSDAFSWCDEQIQMTSSIAQHGFCFYAKDIAAVGSKMVSESSANLPSEMLASTTDMMALGKLIGQDMRTSRTLYVARDLKMILGPPKSDFSNSEMNSSLFNIIQSILPARSYLTVRDVRFYEYLSSLRLISRSEASRLSEGTEKTRRRRGRVARHYLSTGSMALSREDILLLGQYDDFLGKISTQRIDGN